A single Filimonas effusa DNA region contains:
- a CDS encoding M43 family zinc metalloprotease — MPSYKQVLCGLALLLYSAAFAQSSESADTIIRRRCATMEVLNKMITQNPSLPQQWQREGEIKYQQYLQRGSTAVAARTTGSAPYRVSGNEIVIPVVVHIVLANPNTVTDRDVQEQIEILNIDFAGLNKDSAVISPEFKARFGHTRIRFALARTDASGNFTTGIDRKISSTSYTQNTYDRVKRLTTGGVDAWDVNRYYNIWVTQFSDGILGVSTFPYMTPAAEQGTVVNYRSFGTNPAYVNPQFCLGRTLVHETGHFFYLYHIWGDDNGACTGSDFTTTTGYPLPSSCTDDTPGQGNSSSGFLGGYITDNCTSINPGINYQNYMDYTNDVSYGMFTQSQVCRMEAALNTYRSTLASSAVDFPPSGITDLCLAALTPGNRQGVVTQAVCNGTAVKALIRNQSSTTLTSATFNLQYDNGAITTIPWTGNLEAGADVTITLGTISIATGSHTLKVYTTAPNGTTDSYIANDTLTRQFYITGDAVTAPYTESFETTTFPSNGWQLSNPDNSTTWQRSSLAAYAGAASARIGNYSQSSTAGQWDDLISPPIRFSADADSVKMSFRVAYRAISNTPGSYFDGLEIWVSGGCGSDFRPVYRKASPDISSVNGITSGSFTPTASQWRLDSIDLTPYRRAGENMIVLFRNINGAGNNIYLDDIRFTQTALWSSDAQIAAVSAKTFTCSGTTLQAGVAIRNNGHDALRSASIHYKVDTTGTEQVFNWTGNLATGDTALVTLPDITSSIGQHSLIARVSNPNGQTDQNPGNDTARAPFIIFGTVNAPLTEGFETNTFPPTGWGVNNPDNNTTWTRSRKATTLLQTNDIAAAVMPNFGYNPGNVTDELISPVVRYNNVDSVFLLFDVAALYSAITAVSDTLQVLVTTDCGTSYQTVYSKTGVFLATQTGSNATAFLPETSGGYRRDSINLTDIVPAGSGSFQVSFRNISSGRNNIYIDNINIKTKTLPAALKEKGYLLYPNPTRSTVVIQHYLAPATLKGIYITDMAGRILYRESYTTGQAPAYKVVDMTSYASGIYLVRLIYTDNVITEKIIKQ, encoded by the coding sequence ATGCCCTCGTATAAACAGGTTCTTTGTGGCCTTGCTTTGTTACTGTACTCAGCCGCCTTTGCACAAAGCAGCGAATCAGCGGACACCATTATCCGTCGCCGTTGCGCCACTATGGAAGTGCTGAATAAAATGATCACCCAAAACCCATCCCTGCCCCAACAATGGCAGCGCGAAGGCGAAATCAAATACCAGCAGTATCTTCAAAGAGGCAGTACAGCAGTTGCGGCACGTACCACCGGCAGCGCCCCCTACCGCGTATCGGGCAATGAAATAGTGATCCCGGTGGTAGTGCATATTGTATTAGCCAATCCCAATACCGTTACCGACCGTGATGTACAGGAACAGATAGAGATCCTCAACATCGATTTCGCGGGCCTCAATAAAGACAGTGCCGTCATCAGCCCGGAATTTAAGGCCAGGTTCGGACATACACGTATCCGCTTCGCGCTGGCCAGAACAGACGCTTCGGGCAACTTTACCACGGGTATCGACCGCAAGATCTCCTCTACATCCTATACCCAGAACACCTACGACAGGGTTAAGCGACTCACTACCGGTGGCGTTGATGCGTGGGATGTGAACCGTTATTATAACATATGGGTAACACAGTTCTCCGACGGCATCTTAGGCGTATCCACTTTCCCATATATGACGCCAGCCGCAGAACAGGGAACTGTTGTCAACTACCGCTCCTTTGGCACCAACCCGGCTTATGTAAATCCCCAGTTCTGCCTCGGCAGAACACTCGTTCATGAAACCGGTCACTTTTTTTACCTCTATCATATCTGGGGCGACGATAACGGCGCATGCACAGGCAGCGACTTTACCACCACCACAGGATACCCGCTTCCTTCTTCCTGTACCGATGATACCCCCGGACAAGGCAACTCCTCCTCAGGTTTCCTCGGTGGCTATATTACAGATAACTGCACCTCCATCAATCCCGGCATCAACTACCAGAACTACATGGACTACACCAACGATGTGAGCTATGGCATGTTCACCCAAAGCCAGGTATGCCGTATGGAAGCGGCGCTCAATACCTATCGCAGTACGCTGGCCTCATCGGCTGTAGACTTCCCGCCATCCGGTATTACCGATCTTTGCCTGGCAGCCCTAACGCCCGGCAACAGGCAAGGCGTAGTTACCCAGGCCGTATGTAACGGCACTGCCGTAAAAGCATTGATACGTAATCAAAGCAGCACAACACTCACCAGCGCAACTTTTAACCTGCAATACGATAACGGCGCCATCACCACCATTCCATGGACCGGCAACCTGGAAGCCGGCGCCGATGTTACCATAACACTGGGAACCATCAGCATAGCTACCGGCAGCCATACATTGAAGGTGTACACAACTGCTCCCAATGGTACTACGGATAGTTATATTGCCAACGATACGCTCACAAGACAGTTCTACATTACCGGGGATGCCGTTACGGCCCCATATACCGAAAGTTTCGAGACTACCACCTTCCCGTCGAACGGCTGGCAGCTCTCCAATCCTGATAACAGCACTACCTGGCAGCGTTCTTCCCTTGCCGCTTATGCAGGCGCTGCATCAGCACGGATCGGCAACTATTCCCAGTCTTCCACAGCAGGCCAGTGGGACGATCTTATATCGCCTCCCATCCGTTTCAGCGCCGACGCCGATAGTGTAAAAATGAGTTTTCGCGTAGCCTATCGTGCTATCTCCAATACACCCGGCTCGTACTTCGACGGTTTGGAAATATGGGTTTCCGGTGGCTGTGGCAGCGATTTCAGACCTGTTTACCGCAAAGCTTCACCAGACATTTCCAGCGTAAACGGAATTACTTCCGGCTCTTTCACCCCTACTGCCAGTCAGTGGCGGCTCGATAGCATAGATCTTACCCCATACCGCCGTGCCGGGGAAAATATGATCGTCCTGTTCCGTAATATCAACGGCGCCGGCAACAATATTTATCTCGATGACATCCGTTTTACGCAAACAGCCCTCTGGTCATCCGATGCCCAGATAGCCGCCGTTTCAGCCAAAACATTCACCTGCTCAGGCACTACGCTGCAAGCCGGTGTGGCCATCCGTAACAACGGACACGATGCGCTGCGATCGGCCAGCATTCATTATAAGGTAGATACCACCGGAACGGAACAGGTCTTTAACTGGACAGGTAACCTCGCCACAGGTGATACCGCGCTGGTGACACTGCCGGATATAACCAGCAGCATTGGACAACACAGCCTTATTGCCCGGGTTTCCAACCCTAACGGGCAAACCGATCAAAACCCGGGTAACGACACGGCACGCGCGCCCTTCATCATCTTTGGCACTGTAAATGCGCCTCTGACGGAAGGATTTGAAACAAACACCTTCCCGCCAACAGGCTGGGGCGTCAATAATCCTGATAACAACACCACCTGGACCAGGAGCCGCAAAGCAACTACCCTGCTTCAGACAAACGATATCGCTGCCGCTGTAATGCCTAACTTCGGCTATAATCCCGGTAATGTAACAGATGAACTCATATCACCTGTTGTCCGCTATAACAACGTAGACTCAGTATTCCTGCTTTTCGACGTAGCCGCGCTTTACTCAGCCATTACGGCGGTAAGTGACACGCTGCAGGTGCTTGTTACAACCGACTGCGGCACCAGCTACCAGACGGTATACAGTAAAACAGGAGTGTTCCTGGCAACCCAAACCGGCAGCAATGCAACCGCCTTCCTTCCGGAAACATCGGGCGGCTACCGGCGCGATTCTATCAACCTCACCGATATTGTACCTGCAGGTTCAGGCAGCTTCCAGGTATCATTCCGGAACATCTCCAGCGGAAGGAATAACATTTATATCGACAACATCAATATAAAAACCAAAACATTACCCGCAGCACTCAAAGAAAAGGGCTACCTGTTATATCCCAATCCCACCCGCAGCACCGTTGTGATCCAGCATTACCTGGCTCCTGCCACGCTCAAAGGGATCTACATTACAGATATGGCAGGCCGTATACTTTACCGCGAATCGTACACCACCGGACAGGCGCCCGCTTATAAAGTAGTGGACATGACATCGTACGCCAGCGGTATTTACCTGGTAAGGCTTATTTATACCGATAACGTGATTACGGAAAAGATCATAAAGCAGTAA
- a CDS encoding glycosyl hydrolase family 18 protein, with the protein MKKLMAYLCLFLLVAAYSCKKSATTPKSSGVIAPPAPFGFYVVGYFPSYRSVASVSDARFGMCKVVNYAFATVGSSGTLTLASPSVLSAVVEKAHRNGSKVFISLNGDVANWKAMAGTPAGRNNYVKQVMNIVRSYNLQGVDVDWEFPSTSDGTDTLYTALMKELSDSCHMDSKYYLTAAITAGKYAGGYRDAIKAELWTGNYVDFFNIMAYDDFNTTVPYRQHSSYDLAVTCLNYWLNTRGMPASKAVLGLPAYGRASGLPQSGTVLIYKDILAKNGSPLSDSAVVSNGSYTNYTIYYNGQPTIQKKALLAKQRANGVMLWELGQDADDDRSLLKAAYDAVK; encoded by the coding sequence ATGAAAAAACTAATGGCTTATCTATGTCTTTTTTTGCTGGTTGCTGCTTATTCGTGTAAAAAATCGGCAACAACCCCCAAGAGTTCAGGCGTGATTGCACCACCGGCTCCGTTTGGTTTTTACGTAGTGGGGTATTTCCCTTCATACCGATCCGTTGCTTCAGTAAGTGATGCGCGTTTTGGGATGTGCAAGGTGGTTAATTATGCTTTTGCTACGGTGGGGAGCAGCGGCACACTTACTTTGGCGAGTCCCTCCGTTTTGTCGGCTGTGGTGGAAAAGGCGCATAGAAACGGTAGTAAAGTGTTTATCAGTCTTAATGGCGACGTCGCCAACTGGAAGGCTATGGCTGGTACGCCGGCCGGCCGTAATAACTATGTGAAACAGGTGATGAATATTGTACGCAGTTACAACTTACAGGGCGTAGATGTAGACTGGGAGTTTCCTTCTACTTCCGATGGTACAGATACGCTTTATACAGCCTTAATGAAAGAGCTGAGTGACAGTTGCCATATGGATTCTAAATATTATCTCACCGCGGCAATTACAGCCGGAAAATATGCAGGAGGTTACAGGGATGCTATCAAGGCGGAATTGTGGACAGGCAACTATGTCGACTTCTTCAATATCATGGCCTATGACGACTTTAATACGACGGTCCCATATCGTCAGCATAGCAGTTACGATCTGGCGGTAACCTGTCTTAATTACTGGTTGAATACACGTGGTATGCCGGCTTCGAAAGCCGTGTTGGGCCTCCCTGCATATGGCAGGGCCAGCGGTTTACCGCAAAGCGGTACAGTGCTTATCTATAAAGATATCCTGGCGAAGAATGGCAGTCCTTTATCGGATAGCGCTGTTGTGAGCAATGGCAGTTACACCAATTATACGATCTATTATAATGGTCAGCCTACCATACAGAAGAAAGCTTTACTGGCAAAGCAACGTGCCAACGGTGTTATGTTATGGGAGCTGGGCCAGGATGCGGATGACGACAGGAGTTTGCTGAAGGCGGCCTATGATGCCGTGAAATAA
- a CDS encoding M1 family metallopeptidase gives MSKTRFLLIVISIALLSANIVLSQTAKYFETPPEHTPATYLWWNLLHYKISITPDYSRKFISGSNEIRFVTLQSDSVMRIRLQQPMHITAVTWKNKKLAIVNPDKSTYLLLFPSKLPVNGEQSIIIDFEGIPAEAHRPPFDNGWIWQHDQKGNPWISVACEGSGASIWLPCKEAAYDEPDNGIEFNITVPDTLNAISNGRFMHKVHHKNNTATWQWKVLNPINSYNIIPYIGKYASWHSVYNGLKGKLHCNYWVLNYNLTKARKHFRQTDTMLQAFEHWMGAYPFYEDGYKLVEAPMPGMEHQSAIAYGNEFENGYHGKDFISGSGWGLKWDFILVHESGHEWFGNSLTAARDGESWIHEGFTKYLETLYTSFVFGTEAGNDYATGTWKRIKNDAPVIGHNTSDVYYKGSAMLHMIRQIIGNPAFRDLLTGMNRDFYHQAITTSQILAYFNHFTQKDFSKVFEQYLRTTQVPALTYAIAGNTIRYRWENCVPEFDMPVKVTLGGNKEQLIYPSANWKEISLTGSPSITLNRNFFVTLKKAE, from the coding sequence ATGAGTAAAACCAGGTTCCTGCTTATTGTAATAAGCATAGCGCTGCTAAGCGCCAACATCGTTTTATCGCAAACAGCAAAGTATTTCGAAACACCACCGGAACATACACCGGCTACATACTTGTGGTGGAACCTGCTGCATTATAAGATTTCCATAACCCCCGACTACAGCAGGAAATTTATTTCGGGATCAAATGAAATACGTTTCGTTACACTGCAAAGCGATTCGGTAATGCGCATCCGGCTGCAGCAACCTATGCACATCACAGCTGTAACATGGAAAAATAAAAAGCTCGCCATAGTAAACCCCGACAAATCAACCTATCTGCTTCTCTTCCCTTCAAAGCTTCCGGTGAACGGCGAACAAAGCATTATTATCGATTTCGAAGGCATCCCCGCTGAAGCGCACCGTCCTCCCTTCGATAATGGCTGGATATGGCAACACGATCAAAAAGGAAATCCCTGGATCAGCGTTGCCTGTGAAGGCTCAGGAGCAAGTATATGGCTGCCTTGTAAAGAAGCTGCCTACGATGAGCCCGACAATGGTATCGAGTTCAATATAACGGTACCAGATACCCTTAACGCGATAAGTAATGGCAGATTCATGCATAAAGTTCATCATAAAAACAATACAGCTACCTGGCAATGGAAAGTGCTGAACCCCATCAACAGTTACAACATTATACCTTATATAGGTAAATATGCCAGCTGGCATTCCGTCTACAACGGGCTGAAAGGAAAACTCCACTGCAATTACTGGGTACTGAACTATAATCTCACCAAAGCCCGGAAGCATTTCAGACAAACCGATACGATGTTACAGGCATTTGAACACTGGATGGGCGCCTATCCCTTTTACGAAGACGGTTATAAACTGGTTGAAGCGCCCATGCCGGGCATGGAGCACCAAAGTGCCATAGCCTATGGCAATGAATTTGAAAACGGCTATCATGGAAAAGACTTCATCTCCGGCAGCGGCTGGGGCTTAAAATGGGATTTCATCCTCGTTCACGAAAGCGGCCATGAATGGTTTGGCAATAGCCTTACCGCCGCCAGGGACGGGGAAAGCTGGATCCACGAAGGCTTTACCAAATACCTGGAAACCCTTTACACCTCTTTTGTATTTGGAACTGAAGCAGGAAATGACTACGCTACGGGAACGTGGAAAAGGATAAAAAATGATGCTCCCGTAATAGGTCATAACACATCGGACGTCTATTACAAAGGCAGCGCAATGTTGCATATGATAAGACAGATCATAGGCAACCCGGCCTTCCGGGACCTGCTAACCGGTATGAACAGGGATTTTTATCACCAGGCCATTACCACAAGCCAGATCCTCGCCTACTTCAATCATTTTACCCAAAAGGATTTTAGTAAAGTTTTTGAACAATACCTGCGCACAACCCAGGTGCCCGCTCTTACCTACGCCATTGCAGGCAACACGATCCGGTACCGTTGGGAAAACTGTGTGCCGGAATTCGACATGCCCGTTAAGGTTACCCTCGGCGGAAACAAAGAGCAATTGATTTACCCGTCCGCAAACTGGAAAGAAATTTCCTTAACCGGTTCCCCTTCCATTACTTTAAACAGGAACTTTTTTGTTACATTAAAGAAAGCGGAATGA
- a CDS encoding fasciclin domain-containing protein gives MRPVKVIVLLLLCAGVSITGCKNDLNVPPGASVAQIIASDPNKDSLLYHALKRTGYLQFVSSSPNLTLFAPNNEAFVAAGYPTYAAIDAANLTDLTYIIGYHLAGRALAPNKIPANGQLQTLNNYIFTSNTAKGIFINGIALSTTYEAAANGVIYRLNKLLTPPAQTLQQIIDTDNNLSFFAKAVKTDTSLIIFSSLTSFNTALVPVNQAFKDAGLADEAAVAALGVDSLDKLIKYHIIEKQHLLTTDFINGTRYLNMRDSAIYTSVGTEATFLKAYPKGQSILIPFVKKDSIAINGVIHYIDQLLKP, from the coding sequence ATGAGGCCCGTTAAAGTGATTGTCCTTCTCCTGCTTTGCGCAGGAGTTAGTATTACAGGATGTAAAAACGACCTGAATGTACCACCAGGCGCATCGGTAGCGCAGATCATTGCCAGTGATCCGAATAAAGATTCCCTCCTGTATCATGCGCTAAAACGGACTGGTTACCTTCAGTTTGTAAGCTCTTCGCCCAACCTAACCCTATTTGCGCCCAATAATGAGGCTTTCGTTGCCGCAGGCTATCCCACCTATGCAGCGATAGATGCTGCCAACTTAACCGACCTCACTTACATTATCGGCTATCACCTGGCAGGCAGAGCACTTGCACCCAACAAGATTCCCGCCAACGGCCAGCTTCAAACACTGAACAACTATATTTTTACCAGCAATACCGCAAAAGGCATCTTTATCAATGGTATTGCCCTGTCTACTACCTACGAAGCAGCCGCCAACGGTGTTATCTACCGGCTAAACAAGCTACTGACACCACCTGCTCAAACACTGCAACAGATCATAGATACCGATAATAATCTCAGCTTTTTTGCGAAGGCTGTTAAAACGGATACTTCTTTGATCATCTTCAGTTCATTGACCAGCTTCAATACGGCATTGGTTCCGGTAAACCAGGCCTTCAAAGACGCCGGGCTGGCCGATGAAGCTGCGGTAGCGGCCTTAGGGGTAGACTCACTGGATAAACTGATCAAGTACCACATCATTGAAAAGCAGCATTTACTAACAACAGACTTTATAAACGGCACCCGATACCTTAATATGCGCGACAGCGCTATTTATACCAGCGTTGGTACGGAAGCAACCTTCCTGAAAGCCTATCCCAAAGGGCAATCCATACTTATTCCGTTTGTAAAAAAAGACTCTATAGCCATCAATGGCGTCATACATTATATAGACCAGTTGCTCAAGCCCTGA
- a CDS encoding L-serine ammonia-lyase — translation MPHESISVFDMFKIGVGPSSSHTLGPWRAAQRFVDSLQQQFPGMIPVSVKILLYGSLAKTGKGHGTDVAVLMGLSGQDPVTIDVNEIAPRVSDIHTQRKLHWAGTDWIDFEPATDLQFLFSETLPFHPNGLSFLALMPDGEAISETYYSVGGGFVVKEQENAAAANSVDLPFPINTSGDLLHWCMKTGMAIHEVVMENESSWRPEAETREGVLKIWYTMRDCTFRGCHNKGELPGGLHVRRRAFDLNKKLVGANTYTDYDSWLQVIRQKNNSFQYILDWVSCFALAVNEENASFGRVVTAPTNGAAGVIPAVLQYFIAFCDGYTEEKIIRFLLTASEIGSIFKKGATISAAMGGCQAEIGVSSAMAAAALTESLGGTQKQALMAAEIAMEHHLGLTCDPIGGLVQVPCIERNTMGAIKAITASQLALQSAPDYAKVSLDKVIRTMWDTALDMNSKYKETADGGLAIHIPLSLPEC, via the coding sequence ATGCCGCACGAATCGATCTCAGTATTCGACATGTTCAAAATAGGTGTAGGTCCTTCAAGTTCCCATACCCTCGGCCCCTGGCGTGCTGCCCAGCGTTTTGTTGATTCATTGCAACAGCAATTCCCGGGCATGATACCAGTTTCCGTAAAGATCCTGTTGTATGGCTCTTTAGCCAAAACAGGAAAAGGGCATGGTACCGATGTGGCCGTGTTAATGGGACTAAGCGGGCAGGACCCGGTTACCATAGACGTTAATGAGATCGCTCCCCGCGTGTCGGATATCCATACACAAAGAAAGCTGCATTGGGCCGGTACGGACTGGATCGATTTTGAACCGGCAACGGATCTGCAGTTCCTGTTCAGTGAAACATTACCTTTCCATCCCAATGGTCTTAGTTTCCTTGCATTGATGCCCGATGGCGAAGCTATCAGTGAAACCTATTATTCTGTAGGAGGCGGCTTTGTTGTGAAAGAACAGGAAAATGCTGCCGCCGCCAATTCAGTAGACCTTCCTTTTCCTATTAATACTTCCGGCGACCTCCTGCACTGGTGTATGAAAACCGGTATGGCTATTCATGAAGTAGTTATGGAAAATGAAAGCAGCTGGCGTCCGGAAGCAGAAACCCGCGAGGGCGTATTAAAGATCTGGTATACCATGCGTGATTGCACTTTCCGTGGTTGTCATAATAAAGGAGAACTGCCCGGGGGGCTTCATGTAAGACGCCGCGCTTTCGACCTTAATAAAAAGCTGGTGGGCGCCAATACCTATACCGACTATGATAGCTGGCTGCAGGTTATCAGGCAAAAGAACAATAGTTTTCAATATATCCTCGACTGGGTAAGTTGTTTTGCGCTTGCGGTAAATGAAGAAAATGCTTCTTTCGGCAGGGTAGTGACTGCCCCTACAAATGGGGCTGCCGGCGTTATTCCGGCTGTTCTGCAATATTTTATCGCATTCTGCGATGGTTATACCGAAGAAAAGATCATCCGCTTTCTTTTAACAGCTTCTGAAATAGGCAGCATCTTTAAGAAAGGGGCTACTATTTCGGCAGCTATGGGTGGATGCCAGGCAGAAATAGGGGTGTCTTCCGCTATGGCCGCTGCCGCTCTTACCGAAAGCCTGGGCGGCACTCAAAAACAGGCCCTTATGGCCGCAGAAATAGCCATGGAGCACCATCTTGGTCTTACCTGCGATCCTATTGGCGGCCTGGTGCAGGTGCCTTGTATCGAACGTAATACCATGGGGGCAATAAAAGCCATCACTGCTTCACAGCTGGCATTACAAAGCGCGCCCGACTATGCCAAGGTTTCTCTGGATAAAGTGATCAGAACCATGTGGGATACGGCCCTGGATATGAACAGCAAGTATAAAGAAACTGCCGACGGTGGCCTGGCAATACATATTCCATTGAGTTTACCCGAATGTTAA
- the mqnE gene encoding aminofutalosine synthase MqnE has translation MYSESTDPRMVVTATTDKELKAIGEKILAGERVSYDEGVVLFEKATLPFVGTLANWMREQKHGNKTYFNRNFHIEPTNVCLFTCKFCSYSMGYAHREEGWELSIEQMMDIVRKYDGKPVTEVHIVGGVHPKMNLYFFVELLQKIKAHRPDLHIKGFTAVELDYMFRKAKLSIEEGMKVLHDAGLQSLPGGGAEIFNPEVRSKICHDKVDAEGWLHIHRAAHELGMHSNATMLYGHIEEFWHRVDHMEQLRQLQDKTGGFNTFIPLKFRNGDNEMSNVPETSVIEDMRLYAIARLYMDNFPHLKAYWPMLGRQNAQLTLSFGVNDLDGTIDDTTKIYSMAGAEEQTPALSTAQLVTLIKQVKREPVERDTLYNEIKNYKDIDIAEIEVNPIYN, from the coding sequence ATGTATTCCGAAAGTACAGATCCGAGGATGGTGGTAACCGCCACTACAGATAAGGAATTAAAAGCGATAGGCGAAAAAATACTGGCCGGGGAAAGGGTTTCTTATGACGAAGGCGTGGTCCTGTTCGAAAAAGCTACCTTACCGTTCGTAGGAACACTGGCTAACTGGATGCGTGAACAAAAACACGGCAACAAAACCTATTTCAACCGTAATTTTCATATAGAACCAACCAATGTTTGCCTCTTTACCTGCAAGTTCTGCTCTTATTCCATGGGTTACGCCCACAGAGAAGAAGGCTGGGAACTTAGCATTGAGCAAATGATGGATATCGTCAGAAAATATGACGGTAAACCAGTAACAGAAGTGCATATCGTAGGCGGTGTTCATCCCAAAATGAACCTCTACTTCTTCGTAGAGCTGCTCCAAAAGATAAAAGCGCACCGCCCCGATCTTCATATCAAGGGATTCACAGCCGTGGAACTTGATTATATGTTCCGCAAGGCCAAGCTTAGCATTGAAGAGGGTATGAAAGTATTACATGACGCCGGCCTTCAATCTTTACCAGGAGGTGGCGCCGAAATATTCAACCCCGAAGTCAGAAGCAAGATCTGCCATGACAAGGTAGATGCTGAAGGCTGGCTCCACATCCACAGGGCAGCCCACGAACTGGGTATGCACAGCAATGCCACTATGTTATATGGACATATCGAAGAATTCTGGCATCGCGTAGATCATATGGAACAATTAAGACAGCTGCAGGATAAAACAGGCGGCTTTAACACTTTTATTCCCCTGAAGTTCCGCAATGGCGATAATGAAATGAGCAACGTTCCCGAAACCTCCGTTATCGAAGACATGCGCCTCTATGCCATCGCAAGGTTGTATATGGACAATTTCCCGCATCTCAAAGCCTATTGGCCGATGCTGGGACGGCAGAACGCCCAGCTCACCCTTTCCTTTGGCGTAAACGATCTCGACGGCACCATCGACGACACTACTAAGATCTACTCCATGGCAGGCGCCGAAGAACAAACGCCAGCCCTGTCTACAGCCCAGCTGGTAACCCTCATTAAACAGGTGAAAAGAGAACCTGTAGAGCGTGACACGCTTTACAACGAGATCAAAAATTATAAAGACATAGATATCGCTGAAATAGAAGTGAACCCCATCTATAACTAA
- a CDS encoding pyridoxal phosphate-dependent aminotransferase yields the protein MSLSSLLQRFNEPETLKMAKLGRELRAQGVDVIDLSLGEPDFDTPAHIKEAAVKAISDNWSHYTPVPGFPDLREAACTKLKRDNNLDYKPEHIVASTGAKQSLANAILALVDEGDEVIIPTPYWVTYSELVKIARGKVVEAHTTLESGFKITPAQLEAAITPKTKLFLFSSPCNPSGAVYSKEELTALAAVFEKYPGIYIISDEIYEYINFVGQHESIAQFPALKDRTVIINGLSKGFAMTGWRLGFTASTTEIAKAMEKIQGQMTSGTCSITQKAAVVALTTDLTPSKEMTAEFTRRRARVLELVKDIPGFKCYEPEGAFYIFPDISYYYGKTDGTITINNSADFSMYLLNTAHVSSVMGDAFGEPNCVRFSFANNLTNIERAWERIKTALAKLK from the coding sequence ATGTCCCTATCTTCGTTATTGCAGCGATTCAACGAACCGGAAACTTTAAAAATGGCCAAACTGGGCCGTGAACTGAGAGCCCAGGGCGTTGACGTTATCGACTTAAGCCTTGGTGAACCTGATTTTGATACTCCCGCTCACATTAAGGAAGCAGCAGTAAAAGCCATCAGCGACAACTGGAGCCACTACACTCCCGTTCCCGGCTTTCCTGATCTTAGAGAAGCCGCCTGCACCAAACTCAAACGCGACAATAACCTGGACTACAAACCCGAGCATATAGTAGCTTCCACCGGTGCCAAACAAAGTCTTGCCAACGCCATCCTGGCTTTGGTTGATGAAGGCGACGAGGTTATCATTCCTACTCCCTACTGGGTAACTTATTCCGAACTGGTGAAGATAGCACGCGGTAAAGTGGTAGAAGCACATACCACGCTTGAAAGCGGTTTCAAGATCACTCCTGCACAACTGGAGGCTGCCATCACACCTAAAACAAAACTGTTCCTCTTCTCTTCGCCCTGTAACCCATCAGGCGCTGTTTACAGTAAAGAAGAACTGACGGCACTGGCAGCAGTATTTGAGAAATATCCCGGCATTTATATCATCTCTGACGAGATCTATGAATATATCAACTTCGTAGGCCAACATGAAAGCATTGCACAATTCCCTGCTTTAAAAGACCGCACTGTTATCATCAACGGCCTTAGTAAAGGTTTTGCCATGACCGGCTGGCGCCTTGGTTTTACCGCTTCCACTACCGAGATAGCAAAGGCGATGGAAAAGATCCAGGGCCAAATGACAAGCGGCACCTGTTCTATCACGCAAAAAGCAGCAGTAGTTGCTTTAACAACCGACCTCACGCCTTCCAAAGAAATGACGGCTGAATTTACACGCCGCAGGGCACGTGTGCTTGAACTGGTGAAAGATATCCCGGGATTTAAATGCTACGAACCTGAAGGTGCATTTTATATCTTCCCCGATATCTCTTACTACTACGGCAAAACAGATGGCACCATTACCATTAACAATTCAGCAGATTTCAGCATGTATCTGCTGAATACGGCGCATGTATCTTCTGTAATGGGTGATGCTTTCGGAGAACCTAACTGTGTTCGTTTCTCGTTTGCCAACAACCTCACGAATATCGAAAGAGCATGGGAAAGAATTAAAACTGCGCTTGCCAAACTCAAGTAG